GATCCATCATTGCGATCCGTTCCAGCTCGCGACTTTTGATCCGCAGGCGCAAGGCGATCCCGTCCGTCAGAACGCTCAGGGCGATGATATAGATGGCGATCAGCGGCAAGGTAGCGTAAAGGGTCCGCGAAGAGACCACCGGATTGATGGCCATTCCCTGACTCAGCCAGCTCACCAGAAAAACCGCCAGCATCAGTGCGGCCGCTTTTTTCAGCAGTGTGTAGCTGCCCGCAGAGAGCCGATCGGCTAGCAGAATAGTAGCAATTACCACAGAGGGCAGCGGATTTACCGCCATCATGGCAATCCAGAATCCGCCTGCTCCAGCGTCAAGGACCAGGTTTTGATGTTCAGTCGCCAGGGGGGTCGTTGAATGTCGTGCACGATACCAAGCCACCGTCGGCCAGATAAAGGCGTTAGCCCCCAGCAGGCCAATAAGCCACGGGGGGCGCTGCTGCTCAAGCAATACCGACAGAATGGGGAAAAAGCAGAGAAGCGTACCGAGCATACGCATCAGATACATACGTTTGACAAACCGACGTCCCTGTAAGCGAGGCTTCATGCTGAGAGGGTCGGTTGCATTCATGCTAAGATTTTTCCGATATGTTTCTTGCGGTATCTTATTGAGCTTGAAAATACGTAGCAAGCAATTTATCGGATATTCATTCGCTTTAATACCGCGCGCTACCTAAGGTGGTGACGGTTACGCCTCTTCCGCATCCCGTTCAGCGTCGGCCACAATCGTATCGTCCTGCATACGCGCACTGGTACGATTTCGCCCTGCTTTTTTCGAACGATAGAGATAGTCATCCGCTTCGGTCAGCAGCGTGTTGAAAACCTCGGTCAACGCCCGCGGGTCGGCTTTCCCGCTTCCCAGCCCGATACTGACCGTCAAAAACAACGTCTGCTGACGCCAGGTAAAGGGATGATTGGCGATCGTCAGCCTGATGCGCTCGGCCAGCTCAAAGCCACGTTGCGCATCACCGGTATTGGCCACCACCGCAAACTCCTCTCCGCCCATCCGGGCCACCAGCCCGTCCTCACCGACAACCTGCTGCACCTTCTGCGCAAACGCGGTCAGGATTTTATCGCCGCACTCGTGACCGTAGTTATCATTGATGCTTTTGAAATAATCGATATCCAGCAGCATCACCGTGAGAAAGCGGGAGTGCTTGTGCGTCTCTTCCTGTTTCAGCGCTTCATACAATCCGGAACGGGAATAGACGTGGGTCAGGAAATCATAATCCGCCCGCAATGACACCTGGCGGATCAGCGAGTTAATGGCCGCCACGCTCACGGAGACCATCACCGGACAAATCGCCATTGTCGCAATGCCCTGACGGGCGGAAAACATCATTGGCGTGGAGAGCGGCGCGGCAACGGCAATGTTGATGACGGAGTTCGCCACCAGCACAACTTCTACCGCGCCGGTGATAAAGGTCAGCAGACAGGTGGCCGGAAGCGAGTACCGCACCGCACACCAGATAAGCGCAGGCAGCGGAAAAGCCAGACTCCCTGCTCCGCCAATCACCACGGACGCCGCCACGGAGACCATCAGCGCCAGCACCGGTAACAGTGCCTCCGGCGTCAGGCGTGGGAGTCGCGCCGGCATTGTCACCGTCAGCATACAGGGCACAATTAACACGCCCGTTGAAAACTGCTCGCTAAACCAGTCGGCAAACAGCGGCCAGAAGGTATGACTGTCGATCCCGACCGAGCCTAATGCGCCCAGCAGCGCGCACAGCAAGGCGGCGATCAGACAATAGTTAAACAGCCGCAGCGCGTTGAGCGGATCGGGCGTTTTCTTCATCAGCCGTTTATCCCGCAGCACCAGCACCGCGACGGTGATAATAAACACCATATTCGACAGATTGATAACCAGAGACGCCACGCCCCAGTTGGTCGTCACCGCGTCATATAACAACATCGCGACATACGACACCGCGTAATAATGCAGCCGGTTAAGGTAAGCATAACGCGCAAAGATCCCCGCCATCACGCCGTTGAGCGGCCAGAAAAGGGATAAGGCTTCCACCAGACGCAGCTCAGCACCAATAAAATAGAACAAGGTGGTAAGAGCAAATATCCCTGCCGCGTTACGCAGAGGGCTGTCTGGTGAAAATAGCTTGAAGGACGAGAGTTCAGAACGCATTAAACAGGGATCCATATAATGACGTATGGCAATTATTTGCGGTCATTTTCATGAAGGGAAATAAGTGAATAAGTATCTATAGCACAGATACAACAGGATCATAACTCGTCAAATTTAGGCGTTCATCTCTTTTACCAGCCAGTGATGAATCACGCTCACGACGTACTGCTGCTGTTGCGCAGTCAGTTCCTGCCCCTGCGGTATGGCATGCCACTTTGCCAGACAGCCACGACAGCAGGTGGCCGTCGCATGCTGAGCGATAAACACCGGGTGCCCGCGCATCGGCGTTTGTTTTCCGTCATTCGTTGGCTGGGCAGGAGCCAGGCGCTGCGCGATAAAATCAGCCGCATGCCGATCGATGGTGTCCGGGCCTTTATCCCAGCAGTATTGCCGCTCTTTCGCGCCTAAATGAAAACGCGAGCGGAAGGTTGACCGCGCAAGGCGGGTAAAAAGAGGATCTAACGTCGACATCAGTAAACAGAACGTCCCAGCCGGTGCGTCAGCTTTTCCAGTACCGCCACACCTGCAAGTGAATTCCCCGTCTCATCCAGTTCCGGGCTCCAGACGGCAATCGCCATCTCATGCGGCACAATCGCCACCACCCCGCCGCCCACGCCGGACTTGGCGGGTAACCCCACGCGCCAGGCAAATTCGCCGGCATTTTGATACATACCGCTGGTCGCCATCAGGGCGTTAATCTGCCGGGCCTGCATAGGTGACACCACCTCCTGAGCGAGGTGCGGCGCGTGGCCCTGATGGGCGAGAAATAAAAAGGTCTGCGCCAGCTCAACGCAGCTCATTTTCAGGGCGCAGTAGTGGAAATAGTTTTGCAGAACGGTGGCAACGTCGTTATGAAAATTGCCGAAGGATTTCATCAGCCAGGCAATGGCGGCGTTACGGGCCGAGTGCTCAAACTCAGAGCGGGCCACCACCGGATCGTAGGTAATGTCCTGCACGCCAGAAAGCTGACGGACAATTTCGAGCATCCGCTGACGCGGTGCGCTGAGACGGCTTTGCAGCATATCGCACACCACCAGCGCCCCGGCGTTGATGAACGGATTGCGCGGTTTACCCTGCTCTATCTCAAGCTGCAAAAGCGAGTTGAACGGCTGGCCGGAAGGATCTTTGCCAACGCGCTGCCAGATCTCCTCTTCGTCATACTGGCGCATAGCCGCCACCAGGCTCAGCACTTTTGAGATCGACTGAATAGAGAAACGCTCTTCCGCGTCCCCGGCCTGAAAACGTTGCCCGTCTACGGTGCAGATGGCAATCCCCAGCTTATTACCGTTCACGGACGCCAGCGCCGGGATATAGTCGGCAACGTTACCCTGCCCAATTAACGGGCGAACCTGCGCCAGAATCTCGTCCAGCATCTCATTATGGATGACCGCAGCCACTCTTTGCTCCTTGCCCTCAGGCTAAAACGGGCTGCGAGTATACCAGAGGCTGCGATATTGCGTCAGGCCGGGAGACGAAAACGCGAAACCGCCGTCAGCAGCTGGCCCGACTCCTGATGCAGCCGCGCGGAAGCCTGCGACGCATCGCTGACCAGCAGGTCCGTTTGACGCGAAACGCGATTCAGCGCCTGCAGCTGCCGCGTCATCAGGTGAATACTTTCTCCCTGACTCAGCGTGGCCGAGGAGATATCGCTCAGCAGGCTGCTCAGCGTCGCCACCAGCCCGGTGACCTGCTGCAGGTTATCTTCCAGACGGCTAACGGCTTTTGAACCATCCTCGATGCCCTGCAGAGAGTGATTGATCAGCTCCTGGATGGTTTGCGTGGAATGGCTGCTCTTTCTGGCGAGTAACCCGACCTCTCTCGCCACCACCGCAAACCCGCGTCCCTGGTTGCCCGCGTGCGCGGCTTCGATGGCGGCATTCAGCGCGAGGATGTTGGTCTGAAATGCCACGTTATCGATCATGGCGACGATCCCCCGCATCTCGGCGGATCGGTCGACGATCGCCTGCATGGAGGCATTCACGGTCGACATCATACGATCGCCCCCCGCAGCCGCCTGACGTGCTTCGTCCGCGCGCGAGCTGGCAAGTTTTGCATAGCCTGTATTGCCTTCGACGTGGGTTTCAAGCGTGGCGATATGAGCAGTTACCTCTTCCAGCTCTTTTGCCTGACGCGCTGACTGGTGATACAGCGCCTCGTTGCCCTGTGCCAGGGCGCCAATGTTTTCGACCATTGACGACGTGGCATCGCTGACCTGTGTCACCAGTGCCTGCAAGCCACGCTGCATGGTGCGGATGCTGTCGCTCAGTTGCCCTATCTCCCGGTTAAAGCGCACCACATCCGGCGGCATACCGGACAAATCGCCCGCCGCGAGACGATCGATATGCGCAATTAACCGACGAAGCGGCGTGATGACCCATTTTGCCATCCCAAACCACACGGCAACGGCAATCGTCAGCAGTACCAGCGGCGCAAACAGAAACGCCGTTTGTAGGCCGGAGAGCTGCGCCATTAAGGTTTGCCGCCCCTGCATGGCCTGCTTCTCGCTTGCCTGCTGATAACGGGCGTAGTTGTCGTTGAAATCAGTCTGAAATGCCTGAGCAGGCACGGCAAAAAAAGCGTCGATGGAATGAGTGTCGACCAGCCCGTCGGCCTGCTCTTTGATAGCGCCGTAAAACAGTTGATAGCTGTTCACCAGCGCCTCATCTTTCGGCGGGTTCAGTGCCAGCCAAGCCTGCCAGGCCTGTTGCGACACCGCCAGCGCCTTTTGCGCTTCGTCCATCAGGCTGTGCCAGCTACCCTCAGAGCCTGTCTCTTTGTCCTGCATAAAATAGACGCCGGAACGGTTAAGCAGATCGCTTGCCGCCAGCAGGGAGACGCGGGCTAAATCCAGCTTGCCCTGCTGCTGATAGGCCAGTTGGTTATGCCGTTCGTTGCGCTGAGCGTCTTTTAGCGATGCGCCAAGGAGAATCGAGGAGGAAAGTTGTAATGCCGAGAAGAGTCCAATAATACAAAAAATACCGGCCAGCAGACCAAACTGACGCGGAAAAAGACGCGGCGCAATACGGCGAAAAATTTGCGTTAGGTTCATAATTTTCTTCTGTAACAAAGCGTTAGACGCGTGGCAGTCTACGAGAGGAAAATGACAGAACCATTGCAGAAACATGACAAAGGCCTTCACGCGGAAGGCCTTGAGGGAGGTTAAACGCGATCCTTCCAGACCGTCTGTACATTGCAGAACTCGTGCAAACCGAAGTGAGACAGCTCGCGGCCAAATCCGCTCTTCTTCACGCCGCCGAACGCCACGCGGGCATCGCTGGCGCTATAGCCATTGATGAACACCCCGCCGCACTCCAGCCCTTGAGCGAATTTCTCGGCCTGCTCTGGGTTTGCGGTAAACACCGTGGCGGATAGGCCAAAGTCGCTGTCGTTGGCAAGTGCGAGGGCATGTTCCGCATCTTTTGCCACCGTAATGGCGGCCACCGGGCCAAACAGCTCCTGGCGAAAAGCCGTCATTTCAGGCGTCACGTTACCCAGTACGGTTGGCGCATAGTAGTTCCCCTTCCCGGCAACCTTCTCACCGCCCAGCAGCAGGGTTGCCCCTTCGGCTAACGTTGCCTGCACCTGCTGATGCAGTTCATCACGCAGGTCGTAGCGGGCCATCGGGCCAAGGTAGTTTTCTTCGTGATCCGGTGCGCCCATTTTCAGCGCCGCGGTAGCCTGCACGAAACGTTCGGTAAAGCGATCGGCAATGCCCTCTTCG
This region of Enterobacter cancerogenus genomic DNA includes:
- a CDS encoding sensor domain-containing diguanylate cyclase translates to MYLMRMLGTLLCFFPILSVLLEQQRPPWLIGLLGANAFIWPTVAWYRARHSTTPLATEHQNLVLDAGAGGFWIAMMAVNPLPSVVIATILLADRLSAGSYTLLKKAAALMLAVFLVSWLSQGMAINPVVSSRTLYATLPLIAIYIIALSVLTDGIALRLRIKSRELERIAMMDPLLDIANRRLLEKRIEHELSKLRQACRDSALMFIDIDNFKDVNDRYGHKVGDVMLATVSEILHLATRPTDTPARLGGDEFVILLPNTTVDEAQVVATRIMDATAVMKDVAQEAVPCTLSIGIACATRDMESVTDWLQAADSALYHAKREGKNRIFAH
- a CDS encoding GGDEF domain-containing protein, which encodes MRSELSSFKLFSPDSPLRNAAGIFALTTLFYFIGAELRLVEALSLFWPLNGVMAGIFARYAYLNRLHYYAVSYVAMLLYDAVTTNWGVASLVINLSNMVFIITVAVLVLRDKRLMKKTPDPLNALRLFNYCLIAALLCALLGALGSVGIDSHTFWPLFADWFSEQFSTGVLIVPCMLTVTMPARLPRLTPEALLPVLALMVSVAASVVIGGAGSLAFPLPALIWCAVRYSLPATCLLTFITGAVEVVLVANSVINIAVAAPLSTPMMFSARQGIATMAICPVMVSVSVAAINSLIRQVSLRADYDFLTHVYSRSGLYEALKQEETHKHSRFLTVMLLDIDYFKSINDNYGHECGDKILTAFAQKVQQVVGEDGLVARMGGEEFAVVANTGDAQRGFELAERIRLTIANHPFTWRQQTLFLTVSIGLGSGKADPRALTEVFNTLLTEADDYLYRSKKAGRNRTSARMQDDTIVADAERDAEEA
- the glsB gene encoding glutaminase B, whose translation is MLDEILAQVRPLIGQGNVADYIPALASVNGNKLGIAICTVDGQRFQAGDAEERFSIQSISKVLSLVAAMRQYDEEEIWQRVGKDPSGQPFNSLLQLEIEQGKPRNPFINAGALVVCDMLQSRLSAPRQRMLEIVRQLSGVQDITYDPVVARSEFEHSARNAAIAWLMKSFGNFHNDVATVLQNYFHYCALKMSCVELAQTFLFLAHQGHAPHLAQEVVSPMQARQINALMATSGMYQNAGEFAWRVGLPAKSGVGGGVVAIVPHEMAIAVWSPELDETGNSLAGVAVLEKLTHRLGRSVY
- a CDS encoding DUF4186 domain-containing protein, which encodes MSTLDPLFTRLARSTFRSRFHLGAKERQYCWDKGPDTIDRHAADFIAQRLAPAQPTNDGKQTPMRGHPVFIAQHATATCCRGCLAKWHAIPQGQELTAQQQQYVVSVIHHWLVKEMNA
- a CDS encoding methyl-accepting chemotaxis protein, translating into MNLTQIFRRIAPRLFPRQFGLLAGIFCIIGLFSALQLSSSILLGASLKDAQRNERHNQLAYQQQGKLDLARVSLLAASDLLNRSGVYFMQDKETGSEGSWHSLMDEAQKALAVSQQAWQAWLALNPPKDEALVNSYQLFYGAIKEQADGLVDTHSIDAFFAVPAQAFQTDFNDNYARYQQASEKQAMQGRQTLMAQLSGLQTAFLFAPLVLLTIAVAVWFGMAKWVITPLRRLIAHIDRLAAGDLSGMPPDVVRFNREIGQLSDSIRTMQRGLQALVTQVSDATSSMVENIGALAQGNEALYHQSARQAKELEEVTAHIATLETHVEGNTGYAKLASSRADEARQAAAGGDRMMSTVNASMQAIVDRSAEMRGIVAMIDNVAFQTNILALNAAIEAAHAGNQGRGFAVVAREVGLLARKSSHSTQTIQELINHSLQGIEDGSKAVSRLEDNLQQVTGLVATLSSLLSDISSATLSQGESIHLMTRQLQALNRVSRQTDLLVSDASQASARLHQESGQLLTAVSRFRLPA